One stretch of Pseudomonas fluorescens Q2-87 DNA includes these proteins:
- a CDS encoding phasin family protein, translating into MAGKKITEKEGSSWAGKIEKYSRKIWLAGLGVYSKIDTDGNKLFESLVKDGEKAEKLTKTAVGKQVDAAKGSAESAKSRIGGVKDQALVKWSELEGAFDKRLNSAISRLGVPSRNEVKALHSKVDTLTKQIEKLTGAKVAPVASKTAAAKPATKAAKPLVKAAAKTVAKPAAKAAAKPAAKTAAAKPAAKAAAKPVAAKPAVKAAAKPAAKPAAKTAAAKPAAKPAAKPAAKPAAKAAAKPAAAKKPAVKKAAAPKTAAPKAPTAAAKPATPTSTANSASAPTPVATPTIAPAPSTPSTQS; encoded by the coding sequence ATGGCTGGTAAAAAAATCACCGAAAAAGAAGGCAGCTCGTGGGCCGGGAAGATTGAAAAATATTCCCGCAAAATCTGGCTTGCCGGTTTAGGCGTGTACTCGAAGATCGACACTGACGGCAACAAGCTCTTCGAGTCCCTGGTAAAGGACGGCGAAAAAGCCGAAAAACTCACCAAGACAGCAGTTGGCAAACAAGTCGATGCCGCCAAGGGCTCTGCCGAGTCCGCCAAGTCGCGAATCGGCGGTGTGAAGGATCAGGCATTGGTCAAGTGGAGTGAACTGGAAGGGGCTTTCGACAAGCGCCTGAACAGTGCGATCTCTCGCCTGGGCGTGCCGAGCCGTAACGAAGTGAAGGCGCTGCACAGCAAGGTCGATACCCTGACCAAGCAAATCGAAAAGCTTACCGGGGCGAAAGTCGCACCGGTGGCCAGCAAGACTGCAGCGGCTAAACCGGCCACCAAGGCGGCCAAGCCATTGGTCAAGGCTGCGGCAAAAACCGTCGCCAAGCCCGCGGCAAAAGCGGCGGCCAAGCCAGCGGCTAAAACCGCAGCGGCCAAGCCTGCAGCCAAGGCAGCAGCCAAACCGGTAGCGGCCAAGCCAGCGGTCAAAGCAGCAGCCAAGCCTGCCGCCAAACCCGCTGCTAAAACCGCAGCGGCCAAACCGGCTGCTAAACCCGCCGCTAAGCCCGCCGCCAAACCTGCGGCAAAGGCAGCGGCCAAACCCGCCGCAGCGAAAAAGCCTGCCGTGAAAAAAGCGGCCGCACCGAAAACTGCCGCCCCCAAGGCGCCGACCGCGGCCGCCAAACCGGCTACTCCGACGAGCACAGCGAACTCCGCCTCGGCTCCGACCCCAGTGGCCACCCCGACTATCGCGCCGGCTCCATCGACGCCAAGCACCCAGTCCTGA
- the ubiB gene encoding ubiquinone biosynthesis regulatory protein kinase UbiB: MKLLAVRRLLRIQRVVIRYRLDDLLFALPLPWFLLALRFVLPWRWFPRRTLDLSRGARLRLALQDLGPIFIKFGQILSTRRDLLPEDIADELMLLQDRVPPFDSKLSVALIEAQLGKKISEVFSRFDVEPLASASVAQVHAAQLKSGEEVVVKVIRPGLKPIIAQDLAWLFILARAAERLSADARLLHPVDVVQDYEKTIYDELDLLREAANASQLRRNFEGSPLLYVPQVYWDWCRPKVLVMERIYGIQVTDLATLADQRTDMKMLAERGVEIFFTQVFRDSFFHADMHPGNIFVSTVQPWSPQYIAIDCGIVGSLTPEDQDYLARNLFAFFKRDYRRVAQLHIDSGWVPAETKLNEFEAAIRTVCEPIFEKPLKDISFGQVLMRLFQTARRFNMEVQPQLVLLQKTLLNIEGLGRQLYPDLDLWNTAQPFLERWMRERVSPRTLLGNVQSQFEQIPHLANMTRDLLERMSQPHAHDPAPPWHRRKDDWILRLLGAAHLGGGAVLATGGPLSQLGHWPAGVMIVVGLYLVVRR; this comes from the coding sequence ATGAAGCTGCTTGCCGTCCGCCGTTTGTTGCGCATCCAGCGCGTCGTGATCCGTTACCGCCTCGATGACTTGCTGTTCGCCCTGCCTTTGCCCTGGTTTCTGCTGGCACTGCGCTTCGTATTGCCGTGGCGCTGGTTTCCCCGCCGCACGCTGGACCTGAGTCGCGGCGCGCGCCTGCGTCTGGCCTTGCAGGACCTGGGCCCCATTTTCATCAAGTTCGGGCAGATCCTCTCGACCCGTCGCGACCTGCTGCCCGAAGACATCGCCGATGAATTGATGCTGCTCCAGGACCGCGTGCCGCCCTTCGACTCCAAGCTGTCCGTGGCGTTGATCGAAGCGCAACTGGGCAAGAAAATCAGCGAAGTCTTCAGCCGTTTCGATGTCGAGCCGCTGGCTTCGGCCTCCGTGGCCCAGGTTCACGCCGCGCAACTGAAAAGCGGCGAAGAAGTGGTGGTCAAGGTCATCCGCCCGGGCCTCAAGCCGATCATTGCCCAGGACCTCGCCTGGCTGTTCATCCTCGCCCGCGCAGCCGAGCGATTGTCCGCCGATGCACGCCTTCTGCACCCGGTGGATGTGGTCCAGGACTACGAAAAAACCATCTACGACGAGCTCGATCTGCTGCGCGAGGCCGCCAACGCCAGCCAGTTGCGCCGCAACTTCGAAGGCTCGCCGCTGCTCTATGTGCCGCAAGTCTATTGGGACTGGTGCCGCCCGAAAGTGCTGGTGATGGAGCGCATCTACGGCATCCAGGTCACCGACCTGGCGACCCTGGCCGACCAGCGCACCGACATGAAAATGCTCGCCGAGCGCGGTGTGGAGATCTTCTTCACCCAGGTATTCCGCGACAGTTTCTTCCATGCCGACATGCACCCGGGCAACATTTTCGTCAGCACCGTGCAGCCGTGGAGCCCGCAGTACATCGCCATCGACTGCGGCATCGTCGGCAGCCTGACCCCGGAGGACCAGGATTACCTGGCCCGCAACCTGTTCGCCTTTTTCAAGCGCGACTACCGTCGTGTGGCACAGCTGCACATCGATTCGGGCTGGGTACCGGCAGAGACCAAGCTCAACGAATTCGAAGCGGCGATCCGTACTGTGTGCGAACCGATCTTCGAAAAACCGTTAAAGGATATTTCCTTCGGTCAGGTGCTGATGCGCCTGTTCCAGACCGCCCGGCGCTTCAACATGGAAGTCCAGCCGCAATTGGTGCTGTTGCAGAAAACCCTGTTGAATATCGAAGGCCTGGGTCGCCAGCTATACCCGGACCTGGACCTGTGGAACACCGCGCAGCCCTTCCTCGAACGCTGGATGCGCGAACGCGTCAGCCCACGCACCTTGCTAGGCAATGTGCAGAGCCAGTTCGAGCAGATTCCGCACCTGGCCAACATGACCCGCGACCTGCTCGAACGCATGTCCCAGCCCCACGCCCACGACCCGGCACCGCCCTGGCATCGACGCAAGGATGATTGGATCCTGCGCCTGCTTGGCGCGGCTCACCTGGGCGGCGGCGCGGTGTTGGCGACTGGCGGGCCGTTGAGCCAATTGGGCCACTGGCCGGCCGGTGTCATGATTGTGGTGGGTTTGTATCTGGTCGTTCGCCGATAG
- the phaZ gene encoding poly(3-hydroxyalkanoate) depolymerase yields MPQPYIFRTVDLDGQTLRTAVRPGKPHLTPLLIFNGIGANLELVFPFIQALDPDLEVIAFDVPGVGGSSTPNRPYRFPGLAKLTARMLDYLDYGQVNVIGVSWGGALAQQFAYDYPERCKKLVLAATAAGAVMVPGKPKVLWMMASPRRYVQPSHVMRIAPLIYGGSFRRDPSLAASHAAKVRSAGKLGYYWQLFAGLGWTSIHWLHKIHQPTLVLAGDDDPLIPLINMRMLAWRIPNAQLHIIDDGHLFLITRAEAVAPIIMKFLEEERQRAVMHPHPSPLGGG; encoded by the coding sequence ATGCCGCAACCGTACATTTTTCGTACCGTCGATCTGGATGGCCAGACCTTGCGCACCGCGGTACGTCCCGGCAAGCCTCACTTGACGCCCCTGCTGATTTTCAACGGCATCGGCGCCAACCTGGAACTGGTCTTCCCGTTCATCCAGGCGCTGGATCCGGACCTGGAAGTCATCGCCTTCGATGTGCCCGGTGTCGGCGGTTCATCGACGCCCAACCGGCCGTATCGTTTTCCCGGCCTGGCGAAACTCACCGCGCGGATGCTCGATTACCTCGACTACGGGCAGGTCAATGTCATCGGCGTGTCCTGGGGCGGCGCGCTGGCCCAGCAGTTCGCCTACGACTATCCGGAGCGCTGCAAGAAGCTGGTGCTGGCCGCCACTGCCGCCGGCGCGGTGATGGTGCCGGGCAAGCCGAAAGTGTTGTGGATGATGGCCAGCCCCCGGCGCTACGTCCAGCCGTCCCACGTGATGCGCATCGCCCCGCTGATCTATGGCGGCTCGTTCCGTCGCGATCCAAGCCTGGCGGCCAGCCATGCGGCCAAGGTTCGTTCGGCGGGCAAGCTCGGTTACTACTGGCAGTTGTTCGCCGGCCTGGGCTGGACCAGCATCCATTGGCTGCACAAGATCCACCAGCCGACCCTGGTGCTGGCTGGCGACGACGACCCGCTGATCCCGCTGATCAACATGCGCATGCTGGCCTGGCGCATCCCCAATGCCCAACTGCACATCATCGATGACGGCCATTTGTTCCTGATCACTCGGGCCGAGGCCGTGGCACCGATCATCATGAAATTCCTCGAGGAAGAACGTCAGCGCGCCGTGATGCACCCGCATCCTTCGCCGCTGGGTGGCGGCTGA
- a CDS encoding polyhydroxyalkanoic acid system family protein — MARITVERAHGLGKEVAREKADKLAQKLSDSYGLEPQWAGDTLKLKRSGVKGEVHVGEDSIRVDVELGLLMSAMSGTIKAEIEKALDKALA; from the coding sequence ATGGCCCGTATAACGGTTGAACGTGCCCATGGCCTGGGCAAGGAAGTGGCACGAGAGAAAGCCGACAAGCTGGCACAGAAGCTGTCCGACAGCTATGGCCTGGAGCCGCAGTGGGCGGGCGACACCTTGAAACTCAAGCGTTCCGGGGTCAAGGGCGAAGTGCACGTGGGCGAAGACTCGATCCGCGTCGATGTGGAACTGGGCCTGTTGATGTCAGCCATGAGCGGCACGATCAAGGCGGAAATCGAGAAGGCGCTGGATAAAGCGTTGGCCTGA
- the phaC gene encoding class II poly(R)-hydroxyalkanoic acid synthase codes for MRDKPAKGSISAPASFINVQSAVTGLRGRDLLSTLHSVVAQGLRNPVHSARHALKLGGQLGRVLLGETLHPTNPNDQRFADPTWQLNPFYRRSLQAYLSWQKQVRSWIDESTLSEDDRARAHFVFALLNDAVSPSNTLLNPLAVKELFNSGGTSLIRGISHLVDDLLHNDGLPRQITPHAFEVGKTLATTPGAVVFRNELLELIQYRPMSEKQYAKPLLIVPPQINKFYIFDLSPSNSFVQYALKNGLQVFIISWRNPDVRHREWGLSSYVEATEEAMNVCRAITGAREVNLMGACAGGMTIAALQGHLQAKRQLRRVASATYLVSLLDCQIDSPATLFIDEQTLEAAKRRSYQKGVLDGRDMARVFAWMRPNDLIWTYFINNYLLGKEPPAFDILYWNNDCTRLPAAYHGDLLDFFKHNPLTHPGGLEVCGTPIDLQKVTVDSFSVGGINDHITPWDAVYRSTLLLGGEKRFVLSNSGHVQSILNPPGNPKANFIESPKLSSDPRAWYYDAKHTEGSWWTQWLEWIQARSGAQHETLMTLGNANYPPLEAAPGTYVRVR; via the coding sequence ATGCGCGACAAACCGGCGAAGGGTTCCATTTCCGCCCCTGCCAGCTTCATCAATGTCCAGAGTGCGGTTACCGGCCTGCGTGGGAGAGACTTGCTGTCGACGCTGCACAGTGTGGTCGCACAGGGTTTGCGCAACCCGGTGCACAGTGCCCGGCACGCGTTGAAGCTGGGCGGACAGCTGGGCCGGGTGCTGCTGGGCGAAACCCTGCACCCCACCAACCCCAACGACCAGCGATTCGCCGATCCCACCTGGCAGCTCAACCCGTTCTACCGGCGCAGCCTGCAAGCGTACCTGAGCTGGCAGAAGCAGGTCAGGAGCTGGATCGACGAAAGCACCCTGAGCGAGGACGATCGAGCCCGCGCCCACTTCGTCTTCGCCCTGCTCAACGATGCCGTATCGCCCTCCAATACCTTGCTCAACCCGCTGGCCGTCAAGGAGCTGTTCAACTCCGGCGGCACCAGCCTGATTCGCGGCATCAGCCACCTGGTAGATGACCTGCTGCACAACGATGGACTGCCGCGGCAGATCACCCCCCACGCTTTTGAAGTCGGCAAGACCCTGGCGACCACACCTGGTGCCGTGGTGTTTCGCAACGAATTGCTCGAGCTGATCCAATACCGGCCCATGAGCGAAAAGCAGTACGCCAAGCCACTGCTGATCGTGCCGCCGCAGATCAACAAGTTCTATATCTTCGACCTGAGCCCCTCCAACAGCTTCGTCCAGTACGCCCTGAAAAACGGCCTGCAGGTTTTCATCATCAGCTGGCGCAACCCTGACGTACGCCACCGTGAATGGGGCTTGTCCAGCTACGTCGAGGCCACGGAAGAAGCCATGAACGTCTGCCGGGCGATCACCGGCGCCCGGGAAGTCAACCTGATGGGCGCTTGTGCCGGCGGCATGACCATCGCCGCCCTGCAAGGCCATCTTCAAGCCAAGCGCCAGTTGCGCCGGGTCGCCAGCGCCACCTACCTGGTGAGCCTGCTGGACTGCCAGATCGACAGCCCGGCGACGCTGTTCATCGACGAACAGACCCTGGAAGCGGCCAAGCGCCGCTCCTATCAAAAAGGGGTCCTCGATGGTCGCGACATGGCTCGGGTATTCGCCTGGATGCGCCCCAACGATCTGATCTGGACTTACTTCATCAACAACTACCTGCTGGGCAAGGAGCCGCCGGCCTTCGACATCCTTTACTGGAACAACGACTGCACCCGGCTTCCAGCCGCCTATCACGGCGACCTGCTGGACTTCTTCAAGCACAACCCGCTGACCCATCCTGGCGGCCTGGAAGTGTGCGGCACGCCAATCGACCTGCAGAAAGTGACCGTGGACAGCTTCAGCGTGGGCGGCATCAATGACCACATCACGCCGTGGGACGCGGTGTATCGCTCGACCCTGCTGCTGGGCGGCGAAAAACGCTTCGTGCTGTCCAACAGCGGTCATGTGCAGAGCATCCTCAACCCGCCGGGCAACCCCAAGGCCAACTTCATCGAAAGCCCCAAGCTAAGCAGCGACCCGCGCGCCTGGTACTACGACGCCAAGCACACCGAGGGCAGTTGGTGGACCCAATGGCTGGAGTGGATCCAGGCACGCTCTGGCGCCCAGCACGAAACGCTGATGACCCTGGGCAATGCGAATTACCCGCCCCTGGAAGCCGCTCCCGGAACCTATGTTCGCGTGCGCTGA
- a CDS encoding TetR/AcrR family transcriptional regulator — protein sequence MKTRDRILVCALQLFNEKGEPNVSTLEVANEMGISPGNLYYHFHGKEPLVLGLFERFQAELAPLLDPPANVQLAPEDYWLFLHLIVERLAQYRFLFQDLSNLAGRLPKLAKGIRQLLNALKRTLASLLAQLKAQGMLVSDTQALGQLVEQITLTLLFSLDYQRILGREGEVRLVVYQVMMLVAPHLPPATKVATEQLALRYLEEHE from the coding sequence ATGAAAACCCGCGACCGCATCCTTGTATGTGCCCTGCAGTTGTTCAATGAAAAGGGCGAACCGAACGTTTCCACCCTGGAAGTTGCCAATGAAATGGGGATCAGCCCTGGCAACCTCTATTACCACTTTCACGGCAAGGAGCCGCTGGTCCTCGGCCTGTTCGAGCGTTTCCAGGCCGAACTGGCACCGCTGCTGGACCCTCCCGCAAACGTGCAGTTGGCGCCGGAAGACTACTGGCTGTTCCTGCACCTGATCGTCGAACGCCTGGCCCAATACCGGTTCCTGTTCCAGGACCTGTCGAACCTGGCCGGGCGCCTGCCGAAGCTGGCCAAGGGCATCCGCCAATTGCTCAATGCCCTGAAACGAACCCTCGCTTCACTGCTGGCGCAGCTCAAGGCCCAGGGCATGCTGGTCAGCGACACCCAGGCGCTGGGGCAGTTGGTGGAGCAGATCACCCTGACGTTGCTGTTCTCGCTGGACTATCAACGGATCCTCGGTCGCGAAGGCGAGGTTCGGCTGGTGGTCTATCAGGTCATGATGCTGGTGGCCCCGCATTTGCCGCCCGCGACCAAGGTGGCGACCGAGCAGTTGGCGTTGCGGTATCTGGAAGAACACGAATAA
- a CDS encoding phasin family protein, which produces MAKVILKKKTDVESSTLGDVKTYARKIWLAGLGAYTKVGQEGSGYFQELVKAGEVVETKGKKKIAGKLEAANSELIEAKTDVSTFKARVEVQLDKVEKVFDARVASALNRIGIPSKHDVETLSAKLDELTALLERVARKH; this is translated from the coding sequence ATGGCCAAAGTTATTCTGAAGAAAAAAACCGACGTTGAATCTTCCACGCTGGGCGACGTGAAAACGTACGCGCGCAAGATCTGGCTGGCTGGCCTGGGCGCCTACACCAAGGTCGGCCAGGAAGGCAGCGGGTATTTCCAGGAGTTGGTAAAAGCCGGCGAAGTTGTTGAAACCAAAGGTAAAAAGAAGATTGCCGGAAAACTTGAAGCGGCCAACAGCGAATTGATTGAAGCCAAGACCGATGTCAGTACTTTCAAGGCTCGGGTTGAAGTACAACTCGATAAGGTCGAGAAAGTATTTGATGCCCGTGTTGCAAGTGCCTTGAATCGTATCGGCATTCCGTCTAAACATGACGTTGAGACACTCTCTGCTAAGCTCGATGAGCTGACAGCATTGCTCGAACGTGTCGCGCGTAAACATTAA
- the hisI gene encoding phosphoribosyl-AMP cyclohydrolase: MKNWQDEIKWDADGLVPAIAQDHKTGRVLMMAWMNREALALTAAENRAIYWSRSRGKLWRKGEESGHVQHLHEMRLDCDGDVIILMVEQVGEIACHTGRQSCFYRVFENGDWKTVDPVLKDPHAIYSGHSHE, encoded by the coding sequence ATGAAAAACTGGCAGGACGAGATCAAATGGGACGCTGACGGCCTGGTGCCGGCCATCGCCCAGGATCACAAGACCGGGCGCGTATTGATGATGGCCTGGATGAACCGCGAAGCGCTGGCCCTGACCGCCGCCGAGAACCGCGCCATCTATTGGTCACGTTCCCGTGGCAAGCTATGGCGCAAAGGTGAAGAGTCCGGGCATGTGCAGCATCTGCATGAGATGCGCCTGGATTGCGACGGCGACGTCATCATCCTGATGGTCGAACAAGTCGGTGAGATTGCTTGCCACACGGGCCGTCAAAGCTGCTTCTATCGCGTCTTCGAAAACGGTGACTGGAAAACCGTCGACCCGGTGCTCAAGGACCCGCACGCCATTTATTCAGGACATTCCCATGAGTGA
- the ubiE gene encoding bifunctional demethylmenaquinone methyltransferase/2-methoxy-6-polyprenyl-1,4-benzoquinol methylase UbiE, which produces MTDQRKGSDAEPTTHFGFKNVPESQKAEKVAEVFHSVAAKYDLMNDLLSGGMHRLWKRFAIELSGVRSGNRVLDIAGGTGDLTKKFSHIVGPTGQVVLADINESMLKVGRDRLLDLGVAGNVEFVQADAEKLPFPDNHFDCVTIAFGLRNVTHKEDALRSMLRVLKPGGRLLVLEFSKPTNALMSKAYDAYSFAFMPLMGKLITNDSESYRYLAESIRMHPNQETLKSMMVDAGFDRVTYHNMTAGIVALHRGIKP; this is translated from the coding sequence ATGACTGATCAGCGCAAAGGCAGCGATGCCGAACCCACCACTCACTTCGGCTTCAAGAACGTGCCGGAAAGCCAGAAGGCGGAAAAAGTCGCTGAGGTTTTCCACTCGGTAGCCGCCAAGTATGACCTGATGAACGACCTGCTCTCCGGTGGCATGCACCGCCTGTGGAAGCGTTTCGCGATCGAACTGTCAGGCGTGCGCAGCGGCAATCGCGTACTGGACATCGCTGGCGGCACGGGCGACTTGACCAAGAAGTTCTCCCACATCGTCGGGCCGACCGGCCAGGTGGTGCTCGCCGATATCAACGAATCCATGCTCAAGGTCGGTCGCGATCGCCTGCTGGATCTCGGTGTGGCCGGCAACGTCGAGTTCGTCCAGGCCGACGCTGAAAAACTGCCGTTCCCCGATAACCACTTCGACTGCGTGACCATCGCCTTCGGCCTGCGCAACGTCACCCACAAGGAAGACGCCCTGCGCTCGATGCTGCGGGTGCTCAAGCCCGGTGGCCGCCTGCTGGTGCTGGAGTTCTCCAAGCCGACCAACGCGCTGATGTCCAAGGCCTACGACGCCTACTCGTTCGCCTTCATGCCGCTGATGGGCAAGCTGATCACCAACGACTCGGAAAGCTATCGCTACCTGGCCGAATCGATCCGCATGCACCCGAACCAGGAGACGCTGAAGTCGATGATGGTCGACGCCGGTTTCGACCGGGTGACCTACCACAACATGACCGCAGGCATCGTCGCCCTGCACCGCGGCATCAAGCCCTGA
- a CDS encoding phosphoribosyl-ATP diphosphatase, producing MSDTLTRLAQVLEERKGAAADSSYVASLYHKGLNKILEKVGEESVETIIAAKDAAISGDCSDVIYETADLWFHSLVMLAQLGQHPQAVLDELDRRFGLSGHVEKASRPSA from the coding sequence ATGAGTGACACCCTGACCCGCCTGGCCCAGGTGCTGGAAGAGCGCAAGGGCGCCGCCGCCGACAGCTCCTATGTCGCCAGCCTGTACCACAAGGGTTTGAACAAGATTCTGGAAAAAGTCGGCGAAGAGTCCGTCGAGACCATCATCGCCGCCAAGGACGCCGCCATCAGCGGCGATTGCAGCGACGTGATCTACGAGACCGCCGACCTGTGGTTCCACAGCCTGGTCATGCTCGCCCAACTGGGGCAGCATCCGCAGGCCGTACTGGATGAACTGGACCGTCGTTTCGGTCTGTCCGGGCATGTCGAGAAAGCCTCACGCCCGTCCGCCTGA
- the tatB gene encoding Sec-independent protein translocase protein TatB, whose product MFGISFTELLLVGLVALLVLGPERLPGAARTAGLWIGRLKRSFNAIKQEVEREIGADDIRRQLHNEHILSLEQEARKILNPTQQEPTPVAPAVEPTIAPQAPVAEPAPGLATEPVKAVDPASTVTTPAAPNDPTLPPRAP is encoded by the coding sequence ATGTTTGGGATCAGCTTCACTGAACTGCTGCTCGTCGGCCTCGTCGCCCTGCTGGTATTGGGCCCCGAACGGCTGCCGGGTGCTGCGCGCACCGCAGGTCTCTGGATCGGGCGGCTGAAGCGCAGCTTCAATGCGATCAAACAGGAAGTTGAACGTGAAATCGGTGCCGACGACATCCGTCGGCAACTGCATAACGAACACATCCTCTCCCTGGAGCAGGAAGCCCGGAAGATATTAAACCCGACCCAGCAGGAACCGACGCCAGTCGCGCCTGCAGTCGAGCCGACGATCGCGCCGCAAGCGCCAGTGGCCGAGCCGGCACCGGGGCTTGCAACCGAGCCCGTCAAAGCGGTGGACCCAGCCTCCACGGTGACGACGCCTGCCGCTCCCAACGACCCTACATTGCCGCCGCGAGCCCCATGA
- the phaC gene encoding class II poly(R)-hydroxyalkanoic acid synthase yields MSNKNNDDLKYQASENTLGLNPVVGLRRKDLLASARMVLTQAIKQPLHSVKHVTHFGIELKNVLFGRSELQPASDDRRFADPAWSQNPLYKRYLQTYLAWRKELHAWIDDSSLSPQDISRGHFVINLMTEAMAPTNSAANPAAVKRFFETGGKSLLDGLSHLAKDLVHNGGMPSQVNMGAFEVGKSLGVTEGAVVFRNDVLELIQYRPITEQVHERPLLVVPPQINKFYVFDLSPDKSLARFCLRSNVQTFIVSWRNPTKEQREWGLSTYIEALKEAVDVVTAITGSKDVNMLGACSGGITCTALLGHYAALGEKKVNALTLLVSVLDTTLDTDVALFVDEQTLEAAKRHSYQAGVLEGRDMAKVFAWMRPNDLIWNYWVNNYLLGNEPPVFDILFWNNDTTRLPAAFHGDLIEMFKNNPLIRPNALEVCGTPIDLKQVTADIFSLAGTNDHITPWKSCYKSAQLFGGKVEFVLSSSGHIQSILNPPGNPKSRYMTSDDMPAKAEDWQENSTKHTDSWWLHWQAWQAERSGKLKKAPTVLGNKAYPAGEAAPGTYVHER; encoded by the coding sequence ATGAGCAACAAGAACAACGATGACCTGAAGTACCAGGCCTCGGAAAACACCTTGGGGTTGAATCCTGTCGTCGGCTTGCGCAGGAAAGACCTGCTGGCTTCAGCCCGTATGGTGCTGACCCAGGCCATCAAGCAACCGCTGCACAGCGTCAAGCACGTCACCCATTTCGGCATCGAACTCAAGAACGTGCTGTTTGGCAGATCCGAGCTGCAACCGGCCAGCGATGACCGCCGCTTCGCCGACCCGGCGTGGAGCCAGAACCCACTCTACAAGCGCTACCTGCAAACCTACCTGGCGTGGCGCAAGGAGCTGCATGCCTGGATCGATGACAGCAGCCTTTCGCCCCAGGACATCAGCCGCGGGCACTTCGTGATCAACCTGATGACCGAAGCCATGGCCCCGACGAACTCGGCGGCCAACCCGGCAGCGGTCAAGCGCTTCTTCGAAACCGGCGGCAAAAGCCTACTGGACGGCCTGTCTCACTTGGCCAAGGACCTGGTGCACAACGGCGGGATGCCGAGCCAGGTCAACATGGGCGCATTCGAAGTCGGCAAGAGCCTGGGCGTGACCGAAGGCGCCGTGGTGTTTCGCAACGATGTGCTGGAGCTGATCCAGTATCGGCCCATCACCGAACAGGTCCACGAGCGGCCGTTGCTGGTGGTGCCGCCACAGATCAACAAGTTCTACGTGTTCGACCTGAGCCCCGACAAGAGCCTGGCGCGCTTCTGCCTGCGCAGCAACGTGCAGACGTTCATCGTCAGTTGGCGCAACCCCACCAAGGAACAGCGCGAATGGGGCCTGTCGACCTACATCGAGGCGCTCAAGGAAGCGGTGGACGTGGTCACCGCCATCACGGGCAGCAAGGACGTGAACATGCTCGGCGCCTGCTCGGGTGGCATCACCTGCACTGCGCTGCTGGGCCACTACGCCGCCCTCGGCGAAAAAAAGGTCAATGCCCTGACCTTGCTGGTGAGCGTACTCGATACCACCTTGGATACCGACGTGGCGCTGTTCGTCGATGAGCAGACCCTGGAAGCGGCCAAGCGCCATTCCTACCAGGCCGGCGTGCTCGAAGGCCGGGACATGGCCAAGGTCTTCGCCTGGATGCGCCCCAACGACCTGATCTGGAACTACTGGGTCAATAATTACCTGCTGGGTAACGAGCCGCCGGTGTTCGACATCCTGTTCTGGAACAACGACACCACAAGGCTGCCGGCGGCGTTCCACGGCGACCTCATCGAAATGTTCAAGAACAACCCATTGATCCGGCCCAATGCACTGGAAGTGTGCGGCACGCCGATCGACCTCAAGCAGGTCACCGCCGATATCTTTTCCCTGGCCGGTACCAACGACCACATCACTCCATGGAAGTCCTGCTACAAGTCGGCGCAGCTGTTCGGCGGAAAAGTGGAGTTCGTGCTGTCGAGCAGCGGTCACATCCAGAGCATCCTCAACCCGCCGGGCAACCCCAAGTCACGCTATATGACCAGCGATGACATGCCGGCCAAGGCCGAGGACTGGCAGGAAAACTCCACCAAGCACACCGATTCATGGTGGCTGCACTGGCAGGCCTGGCAAGCCGAGCGCTCGGGCAAACTCAAGAAAGCCCCTACGGTATTGGGCAACAAGGCGTATCCGGCGGGTGAAGCGGCGCCGGGCACTTATGTGCATGAGCGGTAA
- a CDS encoding twin-arginine translocase TatA/TatE family subunit, with amino-acid sequence MGIFDWKHWIVILVVVVLVFGTKKLKNLGTDVGESIKGFRKAMNDDEKPADPATTQAQPVQPAQPVHPQATQPVNAPNTIDVQAQKVEEPIRKDS; translated from the coding sequence ATGGGTATTTTTGACTGGAAACACTGGATCGTCATCCTGGTAGTCGTGGTCCTGGTGTTCGGCACCAAGAAACTGAAAAACCTCGGCACCGATGTCGGCGAGTCGATCAAGGGCTTTCGCAAGGCTATGAACGATGATGAAAAACCGGCCGACCCGGCGACAACCCAGGCTCAGCCCGTACAACCGGCCCAACCGGTACACCCACAGGCCACCCAGCCGGTGAACGCGCCGAACACCATCGACGTGCAGGCCCAGAAAGTCGAAGAGCCAATCCGCAAAGACTCGTGA